In Pectinophora gossypiella unplaced genomic scaffold, ilPecGoss1.1 Pgos_47, whole genome shotgun sequence, one genomic interval encodes:
- the LOC126381367 gene encoding uncharacterized protein LOC126381367, producing MASDNELFNRRKYVKGTMTRLRNSLTSEFLASASEQMLRTKQEHAQSIFKEYIDLTVQVNDDHDPTPVEEAYFVCMDLLRTTLQSRFGTTAAAAKPSGGSNNVTSKLKLPDIQIPPFDGKYLEYKPFIELFTALVHNDSNIVDIQKFVYLRGFLKGEAFDLINNLPIQGSSYSEALTILRDRYDNSHKIVFEHISKLLDLASIPRPNVTMLRNLISVAKQHVAALKNLNEPVDKWDSILVCILSRKLDPVTNRAYCLDRNSSQSPTFTDFIKYLETRALALENSSNNDVIGARKVQATAAVTNNHVAKCYYCGVAAPA from the exons ATGGCAAGCGACAACGAGCTATTTAACAGGCGGAAATATGTGAAAGGCACGATGACGCGCCTACGCAACTCGCTAACGTCGGAATTCCTCGCGTCCGCATCCGAACAAATGTTACGCACGAAGCAAGAACATGCCCAGTCCATCTTCAAGGAGTATATAGACCTGACTGTTCAGGTCAACGACGACCATGATCCCACTCCTGTTGAAGAGGCCTACTTTGTGTGTATGGACTTACTGCGCACTACTTTGCAGTCAAGATTCGggacgacggcggcggcggcaaagCCAAGTGGCGGTTCTAATAACGTCACGTCCAAGTTAAAACTCCCTGATATCCAAATACCACCATTCGACGGCAAGTACCTAGAATACAAACCTTTCATCGAATTGTTTACGGCGCTTGTACATAACGATTCTAACATTGTTGACATTCAAAAGTTTGTGTATTTACGTGGTTTTCTAAAAGGAGAAGCCTTCgatcttattaataatttaccaaTACAAGGCTCAAGTTACAGTGAAGCATTGACAATCCTGCGTGATCGATATGATAATAGTCACAAAATTGTATTTGAACATATATCCAAGTTATTGGATCTTGCCTCGATACCCAGGCCAAATGTAACCATGTtacgtaatttaatttctgtTGCAAAACAGCATGTAGCAGCtctaaaaaatttaaatgaaccCGTTGACAAATGGGACAGCATACTTGTATGCATTCTATCTCGCAAACTCGACCCAGTCACTAATAGAGCTTACTGTTTGGATAGGAACTCATCTCAATCCCCAACTTTTAcagatttcataaaatatcttgaaaCAAGAGCTCTAGCTCTCGAAAACTCGAGCAACAATGATGTCATCGGCGCTAGGAAAGTACAAGCTACTGCTGCAGTAACAAATAATCATGTAGCTAAGTGCTATTACTGTG GCGTTGCTGCCCCAGCTTGA